A region of Maribacter algicola DNA encodes the following proteins:
- a CDS encoding YfiT family bacillithiol transferase, with product MENLEKLRYPIGHFICPETISKQVRNSWIQELESLPKRLGPLILSLNESQLDTPYRPEGWSIRQLVHHIADSHHHSYTRFKWALTEDAPLIKAYDEKSWSDLIDAKTAPISLSLTYIEALHAKLVFLLRGLEEGQFEKFYIHPDGQVKVTVAENIGKYAWHGNHHLAHIQNLMIREGW from the coding sequence ATGGAAAACCTTGAAAAATTACGCTATCCGATAGGACATTTTATTTGCCCGGAAACCATTTCAAAGCAGGTTAGGAACTCTTGGATACAGGAACTTGAAAGTCTACCCAAAAGGCTAGGACCACTTATACTTTCTCTAAATGAATCACAGCTGGATACTCCATATAGACCTGAAGGCTGGTCAATAAGGCAATTGGTCCATCATATCGCAGATAGCCATCACCACAGCTATACTCGTTTTAAATGGGCACTAACGGAAGATGCACCATTGATTAAAGCTTACGACGAAAAGTCTTGGAGTGACTTAATCGATGCCAAAACCGCTCCAATTTCACTTTCACTGACTTATATTGAAGCCTTGCATGCTAAATTGGTTTTTTTGCTTAGAGGGTTGGAAGAGGGTCAATTCGAAAAATTCTATATCCATCCAGATGGTCAAGTAAAGGTTACGGTTGCTGAAAATATTGGAAAATATGCCTGGCATGGAAACCATCATTTGGCACACATTCAAAATTTAATGATAAGGGAAGGGTGGTAG
- a CDS encoding cold-shock protein, with product MSKGTVKFFNDSKGYGFITEDGSNTDHFVHISGLIDEVREGDVVEFELQQGKKGLNAVNVKVLD from the coding sequence ATGAGTAAAGGAACAGTAAAATTCTTCAATGATTCCAAAGGTTATGGTTTCATCACCGAAGATGGTTCAAACACAGATCATTTTGTACACATTTCTGGCTTAATCGATGAAGTTCGAGAAGGTGATGTTGTAGAATTTGAACTACAACAAGGTAAAAAAGGATTGAACGCCGTTAATGTGAAGGTTCTTGACTAG
- a CDS encoding PPK2 family polyphosphate kinase has protein sequence MDYIDIEKYRVRESIQIAKVPSFEDFGKTDKQLKKDLGKVRRELGEFQDILYAHNKYSVLICLQGMDTAGKDSLVREVFKDFNVRGVQVHSFKVPTELELDHNYLWRHYLVLPAKGKFGVFNRTHYENVLVTRVHPEYILNERIPGIHSVGDIDQKFWDNRFEQINNFERHLHENGTIIFKFFLHLSKEEQRQRLLRRLALREKHWKFSPGDLKERKLWDNYQFCYEEAINNTTKEHAPWYTIPADNKKAARVIVAKILLQRLKKYKDIREPALEAEIMANLDDYENQLQSEKND, from the coding sequence ATGGATTATATAGATATTGAAAAATATAGGGTGCGCGAAAGCATCCAAATCGCTAAGGTTCCAAGTTTTGAGGATTTTGGAAAAACAGATAAGCAATTAAAAAAGGATCTTGGTAAGGTTAGGAGGGAATTGGGAGAATTTCAGGATATTCTTTACGCCCATAACAAGTACAGCGTATTAATTTGTCTTCAAGGAATGGATACTGCAGGGAAGGATAGTCTGGTGCGAGAGGTGTTCAAGGACTTCAACGTAAGGGGTGTACAGGTGCATAGTTTTAAAGTGCCAACGGAATTGGAATTGGACCATAATTATTTGTGGCGGCATTATTTGGTTTTGCCCGCCAAAGGGAAATTCGGTGTTTTTAATAGAACACACTATGAAAATGTGCTGGTAACCCGTGTCCACCCGGAATACATTCTTAATGAACGTATACCGGGCATACATAGTGTGGGGGATATAGACCAGAAGTTTTGGGACAACCGCTTTGAGCAGATAAACAATTTTGAACGCCATTTGCATGAAAATGGTACGATCATATTCAAGTTCTTTTTACACCTTTCCAAGGAGGAACAGCGACAACGTCTTTTGAGAAGATTAGCGTTACGCGAGAAGCATTGGAAGTTCTCACCAGGAGATCTTAAGGAACGGAAATTATGGGATAACTATCAGTTCTGTTATGAAGAGGCCATAAACAATACCACAAAGGAGCATGCCCCTTGGTATACGATACCGGCGGACAATAAAAAGGCGGCCCGAGTCATTGTTGCCAAGATTTTGTTACAAAGGTTAAAAAAATACAAAGATATAAGGGAGCCCGCCTTGGAAGCTGAAATAATGGCTAATTTAGACGACTATGAGAATCAACTTCAAAGTGAAAAGAACGATTAA
- a CDS encoding peroxiredoxin, which yields MATIRLGDTAPNFTADSSMGTLNLYDYLGDSWGILFSHPADFTPVCTTELGTAANFKPEFDKRNVKMLALSVDGADSHNEWIKDINEVQNTSVNFPIIADEDKKVSTLYDMIHPKADSNLTVRSVFIIAPDKTVKLILTYPASTGRNFYELLRVIDSLQLTAYHKVATPANWEHGNDVVVSPAIPTKEARELFTKGVEEIKPYLRMTPDPTA from the coding sequence ATGGCAACAATACGATTAGGCGACACGGCACCAAATTTTACAGCAGACAGTTCCATGGGAACTCTAAATTTATATGATTATCTAGGGGATAGCTGGGGAATTCTATTCTCACATCCCGCGGATTTCACACCTGTTTGTACAACAGAATTGGGAACTGCAGCCAATTTTAAACCAGAGTTCGATAAAAGAAATGTCAAAATGTTGGCCTTGAGTGTAGATGGAGCTGATTCCCACAATGAATGGATAAAGGATATCAACGAAGTACAAAACACATCTGTCAATTTTCCAATCATAGCCGATGAGGACAAAAAGGTTTCCACGCTTTATGACATGATTCACCCAAAAGCGGATAGCAATCTAACGGTAAGAAGCGTATTTATTATTGCTCCGGACAAAACTGTGAAACTGATCCTTACCTATCCGGCCTCCACAGGGCGTAATTTTTATGAATTATTGAGAGTTATAGATTCGCTTCAGTTAACAGCCTATCATAAAGTTGCCACACCGGCGAATTGGGAACATGGCAATGATGTTGTGGTTAGCCCGGCAATTCCTACAAAAGAAGCTAGGGAACTATTTACCAAGGGCGTGGAAGAAATAAAGCCCTATTTAAGAATGACCCCTGACCCAACGGCATAG
- a CDS encoding DUF6268 family outer membrane beta-barrel protein, with protein sequence MGQTPDVFRAEYMLMPENRAGVETSRIKLLANVPIAVRGKRDFIVLGSEYNRYNFEVPDTLFPNAGDLRKLHVIDINFAYVYKISEEWRMVGVVTPRWSSNFVKELQEDDFNINYTVGAYQDKKDIEKPFRLVLGISYNSNSPVQVPLPVLYYEKRFHPSWSYILGVPKTGMKYFTPKGHFFQTELFLDGYYVNIQNNILLSNNILSTDVSYTALLLTLGYQYKITKDMSVYLVGGYSLFQNGALRDDDRRDIFTLNDSAGLYFRTGFRIGI encoded by the coding sequence TTGGGGCAAACACCAGATGTATTTAGGGCAGAATATATGTTGATGCCGGAAAATAGGGCCGGGGTTGAAACATCGAGAATCAAATTACTGGCGAACGTTCCCATAGCCGTGCGCGGTAAAAGGGATTTTATTGTATTGGGAAGCGAGTACAACAGATACAATTTTGAAGTTCCGGATACCTTGTTCCCAAATGCCGGGGACCTAAGAAAGCTGCATGTTATTGATATCAACTTTGCATATGTTTATAAAATCTCGGAAGAATGGAGAATGGTGGGCGTAGTTACTCCAAGATGGTCCTCAAATTTTGTAAAAGAACTTCAAGAGGACGATTTTAACATAAATTATACGGTAGGCGCCTACCAAGACAAGAAGGACATAGAAAAACCGTTCCGTTTGGTTCTAGGAATTTCCTATAATTCCAATTCACCTGTACAGGTACCTTTGCCAGTACTCTATTATGAAAAGCGTTTTCATCCCAGCTGGTCCTATATTTTGGGAGTCCCAAAAACGGGTATGAAGTATTTTACACCAAAAGGGCATTTCTTTCAAACGGAATTATTTCTGGATGGGTACTACGTGAATATCCAGAATAATATTTTGTTATCGAATAACATTTTGTCGACAGATGTTTCTTATACGGCATTATTATTGACATTGGGATACCAGTACAAGATAACCAAGGATATGTCCGTTTATTTGGTTGGGGGATATTCCCTATTTCAAAATGGGGCCCTTAGGGACGATGATAGAAGGGATATCTTTACGTTGAACGATTCAGCCGGACTTTATTTTAGAACGGGATTCAGAATAGGAATTTAA
- a CDS encoding mechanosensitive ion channel family protein, which translates to MAQEDKEKIKEIIEEDIWGSIKEFLDLGFHYTSGDSSIHITIGNLLLITIAFIITSFILQWVRRFFTRKMETDDKLKFISIFKFIKYLVYIVVILFTMSAAGIDITILITASAALFVGLGLALQDLFQDIIGGIFIIVDKSLRVGDIIEVDGKVGKVFEIKLRTTRAITRDDKIIIIPNHHFISDIVYNYTQNHKTTRESVKVGVAYGSDVQLVTKILEGLVKEQRGVLKSPKPFVIFEDFGDSALLFSLNFFISDSFSDPRIKSELRYKIDAAFRKNNITIPFPQRDVHIYQQTPFQHSNAQTDTKQ; encoded by the coding sequence ATGGCCCAAGAGGACAAGGAAAAAATAAAGGAGATTATCGAGGAAGACATTTGGGGTTCAATAAAGGAATTTCTTGACCTTGGGTTCCATTATACTTCAGGGGATAGCTCTATTCATATTACTATTGGCAATCTTTTACTTATAACTATTGCCTTTATAATTACCAGTTTTATACTCCAATGGGTGCGCAGGTTTTTCACAAGAAAAATGGAAACTGATGACAAACTTAAGTTTATCAGCATCTTCAAGTTCATAAAGTATCTAGTATACATCGTGGTGATACTATTTACCATGAGCGCAGCAGGAATTGACATTACCATACTTATAACAGCTTCCGCAGCATTGTTCGTTGGTTTAGGCCTGGCCTTACAGGATTTGTTTCAGGATATCATTGGTGGCATTTTTATCATTGTGGATAAATCGCTAAGGGTAGGGGATATTATAGAGGTTGATGGAAAAGTTGGTAAGGTTTTCGAAATAAAACTTCGCACCACAAGGGCGATTACAAGGGACGATAAAATTATCATTATTCCTAATCATCATTTTATCAGTGATATTGTTTACAACTATACTCAGAACCACAAGACAACAAGGGAAAGCGTTAAAGTGGGCGTTGCCTATGGTAGTGATGTACAATTGGTAACAAAAATATTGGAGGGTTTGGTAAAGGAGCAAAGAGGAGTGCTAAAAAGCCCTAAACCCTTTGTTATTTTTGAGGATTTTGGGGACTCTGCATTGCTTTTTTCCCTTAACTTTTTCATTAGCGATAGTTTCTCAGATCCTAGGATAAAAAGTGAATTACGTTACAAAATCGATGCTGCCTTTAGAAAAAACAATATAACCATACCCTTTCCACAAAGGGATGTTCATATTTATCAACAAACCCCTTTTCAGCACAGCAATGCACAAACAGATACCAAGCAATGA
- a CDS encoding sigma-54-dependent transcriptional regulator, with translation MSKILVIEDEAAIRRVLVKILSEESDSYTLEEAEDGLKGLETIKNNDYDLVLCDIKMPKMDGVEVLEAARKIKPEIPFIMISGHGDLDTAVNTMRLGAFDYISKPPDLNRLLTTVRNALDRKDLVAENKILKKKVSKNYEMVGESAEISAIKDMIEKVAPTDARVLITGSNGTGKELVAHWLHEKSGRSKEPFIEVNCAAIPSELIESELFGHVKGAFTSAVKDRAGKFEAANKGTIFLDEIGDMSLSAQAKVLRALQENKISRVGTDKDIKVDVRVLAATNKNLQKEIEEGKFREDLYHRLAVILIKVPSLNERREDIPLLIEYFSQKITDEQGMPAKTFSNKAIELLKGYDWTGNIRELRNVVERLIILGGTEVSEEDVKLFASK, from the coding sequence ATGTCAAAGATTTTAGTGATTGAAGATGAGGCCGCAATTAGGAGGGTATTGGTAAAAATACTTTCTGAAGAAAGCGATAGTTATACCCTTGAGGAAGCCGAAGACGGTCTTAAAGGACTGGAAACTATCAAAAACAATGACTATGACCTTGTACTTTGTGATATAAAAATGCCCAAGATGGACGGTGTGGAGGTCTTGGAGGCCGCCCGAAAAATAAAACCTGAAATTCCGTTTATCATGATCTCCGGTCATGGAGATTTGGACACAGCGGTAAACACTATGCGATTGGGGGCTTTCGATTATATTTCAAAACCCCCAGATTTAAATAGATTATTGACGACAGTTAGAAATGCACTGGATCGAAAGGACTTGGTGGCGGAAAATAAGATATTAAAGAAAAAAGTAAGCAAGAACTATGAAATGGTAGGGGAAAGTGCTGAAATTTCCGCTATTAAGGATATGATCGAAAAAGTGGCGCCTACGGATGCTAGGGTGCTGATTACTGGTTCAAATGGGACCGGTAAGGAATTGGTGGCCCATTGGTTGCATGAGAAAAGTGGTAGGAGCAAGGAGCCCTTTATTGAGGTCAACTGTGCTGCTATCCCTTCGGAATTAATAGAGAGCGAACTTTTTGGCCATGTAAAAGGGGCATTTACCTCTGCCGTAAAGGATAGGGCCGGAAAGTTTGAGGCGGCGAATAAAGGAACCATATTCTTGGACGAAATTGGGGATATGAGCCTTTCCGCACAGGCAAAAGTACTTAGGGCCTTGCAGGAAAATAAAATATCAAGGGTGGGTACGGATAAGGATATCAAAGTAGACGTTAGGGTACTTGCTGCCACCAATAAGAATCTTCAAAAGGAAATCGAGGAGGGGAAATTTCGCGAGGACCTCTATCATAGGCTCGCGGTCATTTTGATCAAGGTGCCAAGTCTTAATGAGAGAAGGGAGGATATCCCATTATTGATCGAATATTTTTCCCAAAAGATTACGGATGAGCAAGGTATGCCTGCCAAAACCTTTTCGAACAAGGCCATCGAGCTTTTAAAAGGATATGATTGGACCGGTAATATACGGGAACTGAGAAACGTGGTCGAAAGACTCATAATTTTAGGAGGAACAGAGGTATCTGAAGAGGATGTCAAGCTTTTTGCCAGTAAATAG
- a CDS encoding M28 family peptidase: MRINFKVKRTIKLGIYCLFFVQTGWSQNSDQEQIKKIYDVALTQGKSYDWLNYLSNQIGGRLSGSIQAQQAVNYTKQELDSLGLDKVWLQPVMVPKWVRGIPEFAYFETSPGVTTNVPITALGGSVATPPNGVKSEVVEVKGLEDLAALGEAQIKGKIVFYNRPMDPTLINTFASYSGCVDQRYAGAMEAVKYGAIGIIVRSMNLRLDDYPHTGSMSYGDLPENKKIPAAAISTNAAELLSATLRLNPNIKFYFKQNCKQFADVESYNVIGEIKGSTHPEEIIVVGGHLDSWDLGDGSHDDGAGCVQSMEVLQIFKKIGYRPKRTIRVVLFMNEENGLRGGTEYANVAKENKENHIFGLESDSGGFTPRGFTFDGPESSFEKIIGWKDLFEPYLIHLFEMGGSGADIGPLKNESITLAGLRPDSQRYFDYHHAENDTFEQVNKRELELGAASMTSLVYLVDKYGLTP, from the coding sequence ATGAGAATCAACTTCAAAGTGAAAAGAACGATTAAACTAGGCATTTACTGCCTTTTTTTTGTTCAGACGGGGTGGTCCCAAAATTCAGACCAAGAACAGATTAAGAAAATCTATGATGTAGCATTGACCCAAGGGAAGTCATATGACTGGTTGAACTATCTCTCCAATCAAATTGGAGGGCGACTTTCAGGATCTATTCAAGCCCAACAGGCCGTCAACTATACAAAGCAAGAACTTGATTCCCTTGGTTTGGACAAAGTTTGGTTACAGCCCGTTATGGTGCCAAAGTGGGTAAGGGGAATACCTGAATTCGCATATTTTGAAACCTCTCCAGGTGTTACTACCAATGTTCCCATTACCGCGCTTGGAGGATCCGTGGCTACCCCGCCAAATGGGGTTAAGTCTGAGGTGGTCGAAGTAAAGGGCCTTGAAGATTTGGCGGCTTTGGGAGAAGCACAAATCAAGGGTAAGATCGTTTTTTACAATCGGCCTATGGACCCTACCTTGATAAATACGTTTGCGTCATATTCGGGGTGTGTAGATCAACGTTATGCCGGAGCCATGGAAGCAGTCAAATATGGTGCTATAGGTATTATTGTTAGGTCCATGAACTTAAGATTGGATGACTATCCCCACACCGGGTCCATGAGTTACGGGGACTTGCCAGAAAACAAAAAAATCCCCGCAGCGGCCATTAGTACCAACGCGGCCGAATTGTTGAGCGCCACTTTAAGATTGAATCCCAATATCAAATTTTATTTCAAGCAAAACTGTAAGCAGTTTGCAGATGTTGAGTCGTACAACGTCATTGGTGAAATAAAGGGAAGCACCCATCCAGAGGAAATTATAGTGGTAGGAGGACATTTGGATTCCTGGGATTTGGGCGATGGATCCCACGATGATGGAGCAGGTTGTGTGCAGAGTATGGAGGTGTTGCAGATTTTTAAGAAAATAGGATATAGACCAAAAAGGACCATCCGTGTTGTTCTGTTCATGAACGAGGAAAATGGTTTGCGAGGCGGAACTGAATATGCCAATGTTGCAAAGGAAAATAAAGAAAACCACATCTTTGGATTGGAAAGCGATTCAGGGGGATTCACTCCACGGGGATTCACTTTTGATGGCCCCGAATCAAGTTTTGAAAAAATCATTGGCTGGAAAGACCTTTTTGAACCATATTTAATTCATTTATTTGAAATGGGGGGAAGTGGAGCGGATATTGGTCCCTTGAAGAATGAAAGTATTACGTTGGCCGGCCTTAGACCCGACTCCCAACGATATTTCGATTATCATCATGCGGAAAACGATACGTTCGAACAGGTCAACAAAAGGGAACTCGAGCTAGGTGCCGCATCCATGACGAGTTTGGTATACCTCGTGGATAAATATGGTTTAACTCCCTAA
- a CDS encoding peptidylprolyl isomerase: MEDGLYAKFNTTKGEILVRLTYDKTPGTVGNFVALAEGKRKNKVKDLGEPYYDGLKFHRVIPDFMIQGGCPLGTGTGDAGYKFDDEFHPALKHDGPGVLSMANAGPGTNGSQFFITHVPTPWLDGKHTVFGQVVSGQEVVDAISQGDTMDSVEIVRVGEKAKAWDAAYAFENFETSKAERLAAAKAAQKAALDKVAAGFDETDSGLRYKLIQKGDGPKAEKGKMVSVHYEGALVDGQVFDSSYKRSSPIEFQLGVGQVIPGWDEGIGLLRVGDKARFVIPSDLAYGSAGAGGVIPPDATLVFDVELMKVG; this comes from the coding sequence ATGGAAGACGGATTATACGCAAAATTCAACACTACAAAGGGTGAAATATTGGTTAGACTAACCTATGACAAAACACCTGGAACAGTTGGAAATTTTGTCGCCTTGGCCGAGGGTAAAAGGAAAAACAAGGTGAAGGATTTAGGAGAACCTTATTACGACGGGCTGAAATTTCATAGGGTAATTCCTGATTTTATGATTCAAGGAGGATGCCCACTGGGAACGGGAACAGGTGATGCCGGGTATAAGTTTGATGACGAGTTCCATCCAGCATTGAAACATGATGGACCAGGAGTACTTTCTATGGCGAATGCGGGACCGGGAACGAATGGGAGTCAGTTCTTTATAACACATGTTCCAACACCTTGGTTGGATGGTAAACATACAGTTTTTGGTCAGGTTGTTAGCGGACAGGAAGTTGTGGATGCTATTTCCCAAGGGGATACCATGGATTCCGTAGAGATTGTGAGAGTAGGGGAAAAGGCCAAAGCTTGGGATGCCGCGTACGCATTTGAAAATTTTGAAACGTCAAAAGCGGAGCGTTTGGCCGCTGCAAAAGCGGCGCAAAAGGCGGCTTTGGACAAAGTTGCCGCTGGGTTTGATGAAACGGATTCCGGTCTCAGATATAAACTGATTCAAAAGGGAGATGGACCAAAGGCCGAGAAAGGTAAAATGGTATCGGTACATTATGAAGGAGCCTTGGTAGATGGTCAAGTCTTTGATTCTTCGTACAAAAGGAGTTCGCCCATTGAATTTCAATTGGGAGTAGGTCAGGTAATCCCCGGATGGGATGAAGGTATTGGATTGCTTCGGGTAGGTGACAAGGCGCGCTTTGTTATTCCATCGGATTTGGCCTATGGAAGTGCCGGTGCAGGTGGTGTCATACCTCCAGATGCTACCTTGGTTTTTGATGTTGAGTTGATGAAGGTAGGGTAA